A single Penaeus chinensis breed Huanghai No. 1 chromosome 42, ASM1920278v2, whole genome shotgun sequence DNA region contains:
- the LOC125048041 gene encoding crustacyanin-A2 subunit-like encodes MLTVLISALLVAVVSADAIPEFLVPGKCANVAIQDNFDLRMYSGRWYQTSIIDNPYQPFTRCIHSNFEYAALDNGFQVTTAGFSPSNDYLRMLGKIYPTKDFPAAHMLVDFPTTFAAPFQVVATDYHTYSCVYSCIAFNNYKAEFGFVYSRTPQTSGPATERCAAVFSANGVDVSAFKPVPHTAECVYRA; translated from the exons ATGCTGACCGTACTCATTTCTGCTCTCCTTGTGGCTGTGGTCTCGGCTGACGCCATTCCCGAGTTCCTGGTCCCCGGGAAATGTGCAAATGTGGCCATCCAAGACAACTTCGACCTTCGCATG TATTCTGGCCGGTGGTATCAGACCTCCATCATCGACAACCCTTACCAACCCTTCACTCGCTGCATCCACTCCAACTTCGAGTACGCAGCCTTGGACAACGGATTCCAAGTCACCACAGCTGGCTTTAGCCCTTCCAACGACTACCTCAGGATGCTGGGCAAGATCTACCCGACCAAGGACTTCCCAGCTGCACACATGCTCGTTGACTTCCCGACTA CTTTCGCCGCTCCCTTCCAAGTGGTCGCCACCGACTACCACACCTACTCCTGTGTGTACTCCTGCATCGCCTTCAACAATTACAAGGCTGAGTTTGGCTTCGTCTACTCCCGCACTCCGCAGACCTCCGGGCCGGCGACTGAGAGGTGCGCAGCCGTGTTCAGCGCCAACGGAGTCGACGTTTCTGCGTTCAAGCCAGTCCCCCACACGGCGGAATGCGTCTACAGGGCCTGA
- the LOC125048026 gene encoding crustacyanin-C1 subunit-like: MKSSLLVLALVAVVAADKIPDFVVPGKCPALDRKVLFDAQKPNYPKFAGVWYEIALTKNPYQLLQQCVRNEYSFDGTKFAAKSTGINAEGSLMRRNGQIAPMPLGEPNLSIDYEGSFMAPYVILDTDYDNFACIHSCVDVSQGYFADFAFIFSRAPSMSDKHLKRCEAAFRNIGLDTSRFVKTVQGSSCPYETQQAL; the protein is encoded by the exons ATGAAGAGCTCACTCCTAGTCCTTGCTCTCGTAGCAGTGGTCGCTGCCGATAAAATCCCCGACTTCGTCGTTCCGGGAAAGTGTCCTGCGCTGGACAGGAAGGTCCTCTTCGACGCGCAGAAGCCCAACTACCCGAAG TTTGCTGGAGTGTGGTATGAAATCGCGCTGACAAAGAACCCCTACCAGCTGCTTCAGCAGTGCGTGCGCAACGAATATTCTTTCG ATGGCACGAAATTCGCCGCCAAGTCCACCGGCATCAACGCCGAAGGGAGCCTCATGCGGCGCAACGGACAGATCGCGCCGATGCCTCTGGGAGAACCCAACCTCTCCATCGACTACGAGGGAT CCTTCATGGCGCCCTACGTGATCCTGGACACGGACTACGACAACTTCGCTTGCATTCACTCCTGCGTGGACGTCAGTCAAGGCTACTTCGCGGACTTCGCCTTCATCTTCTCCCGCGCCCCAAGCATGTCGGACAAGCACCTGAAGCGCTGCGAAGCCGCCTTCAGGAACATCGGTCTCGACACCTCCCGCTTCGTCAAGACCGTCCAGGGATCCTCATGCCCCTACGAGACTCAGCAAGCTCTCTGA